TCTCAAATCCAATTTTCATTGCCTGCTGCTTGTAGGATCTTGTTTCTCCGTATGGAATTTCCAGGAGTGCTTTCCAGGCCTTTTTCTGAAAGTCCGATCCTGATAGGACAAGCGGGAGATCAAACGTCCTCCTTACCCCTTCAAAATATTCATCCAGCTCTTTTTTCAGCTCCTTGAAATATGTGCTTTCACCCGGCAGGGTCACTGCATTAAGAATTCTTTCCAGGTATTTCAGTTCAGTCTCAATCATCCTTCTGTCTGCAAATTCCAGAAGGCAAATTCCCTCTTCTGTTGCACCGGCGATCATGGGCCCAAGCTTTGTGGCAATTCTTGTCATTGTCACTACTGTTTTATGCTGGCTTTCCTTAGGGGTGATATTTGCAGCTTTTTTAAGCGCCTCCTGAAATCCGCTCAGAGAATCATATCCGTTTTCCATTGCTGCCTCAGCCACATTATCGCCAAATTTAATATTCCCTATTGCCCTGTTTATCCTTAAGAGGCGCTGGTAGGATTGAAAAGTAATTCCGTGATTTTTCTTAAACCATCTGCGGAGTTTATTGGGATCTATAAGTCTTTCACGGATAAACGAGTCAGAGATCCGTACATGCGGATTTAATTCCAGCTCTTTCAGGAATTTCCTTATATAATCCGGCACGTCCCCTTTCTGCTCCATAGGGTGGCATATTCTGCAGGGCCTGTAGCCGTTTGTAAGGGCCTCTTTACATGTACTGAAAAACTCGGTATTCTCCTTTTTCGGTTTTCTTGCCGTACATGTTGGGCGGCAGAATATTCCTGTAGTCTTTACGCCGACAAAGAATATCCCCTCATACCTGCTGTCTTTATCCAGCAGCGCCTGGTACATTACTTCATTATCCAAAGTCAGATCATTCATTTTAACACCTGCTTCCAAAAAGAATTACTTTTGCCAAAACCGGTCAATATCTTTTAGATAAATTTATCTAACCCGGGGCTACATATCCACCGAAAATTTATCACTTATTTAATTTTTCTTTAGGCTCCCTGACAGCAAAAGCTACCTGTAAAATCCGAATGAGTCTTCATCTACTGCTTTTTGGCTATCTATATGGGGTCAATTGTAATTTCATCTTTACTGGCATTCAGGATTGGCAGGAAGAAAGATGTCCATCCGCCAGTACAGATTAAAAGAGCATAGAATTTGTTTACTCCTCTTGCTGGAGTATTATCACGGATGGAGATACAGAACTTCCCGGAGCAGGATAATAATTAAGGTCCCGGACTTAAGCCGGGGCCATAATTATAAATGGCTTCACTAAAGAGGGCCTGGCTCAAAGATTCAGTTTTATCTCTTCTCTTTTCTCATTCTCATTCCGCAGGAGATTAACCGCAAAGACCAGGACCCATATTACGTAGCCGTAAATATTAACGCGCTCGGTTATTCCCATCCATGGCGTGGGCGCTCCGGTCCCGATCCTGGGGCCCTGCATCCCTGTAAGTGCACCAAAGGTGAACAGCACTGCAATTGTGATGATTGAGTACCATCTGAATTGTTTTCCGAGTGCAGAGGCCCCTGTTCCTATTGAACCAAGTATGATAAGCACCAGAATACTGGTTAAAATTATGTGCATTGTATCGGAATATGTCTTCGGGGCATCACGGAGGTTCATAGGGAAAAACAAAGATGTTAGGGCGCCTGTTATTGCGCAAAAGGCTAGAAGGACTGCAGCTATTTTCAGCATACGCTTCTGCCCGGCTGATTCAAAAACGCCGATTGCAAAAGCAAGCAGCAGAAGGTCCGAAAAATTAAAAAGAGGAAGGACGACATGCCTTGCCGGCGAACCAATTGCAAGAATCTCGCTGATATTCTGTGAAGTATAATCGTAGCCTTCATAGATCAGTGTTCCCAGAATATCGGCAAATATGTAAAGCAAGGGATAGAGTATCCCGCAGGTGAGAAGAGCCTTCAATACAGTTAAAGACGGAAGTTCTTTTTTGCCATGGATTATTGTTGCAGTTTCCATTTATACCTCTATATAGAATTTGTGGGTTTTCAATAATTCCTTTTTGGGGATACCTGATAATCAGCAATTAGTTTATTTCAATGAATGGCTCTGTTATAAATTATCCACACTCCGGCTAATAGTCAATGGCCTCACTTCCCTGCCCCGATAGGACTTTATCCGGAATTTCCATATTTTCGTACAGAAATATATAATAATTTCCGGCAATAAAACTCATGACAGAATACAGCATACGCGAATTTCCGGCCACAAGAATTGCAACCATCGACGTTGGCGCAATCGGAAAAGAAAAGCATCACATGTACGCTTTAATTGAATGTGATGTTACTGAGAGCCGGCTTAAAATTAAATCATTAAAACTTCAGGGCTCCAGGATTTCTTTTACCGGCTGGCTCCTTAAGGCCGTAAGCCTGGCACTGAAAGAGCACAGTGAGGCATCGGCATTTTTATACGGAAAGAAAAAGAAAATCATTTTTGAGGATATAAACGTTTCGCTCCTTGTTGAAAAGACCCTGCAGGGCACAAAAGTTCCGATACCCCTTGTAATCGAACAGGCAGACAGAAAGAGTATTCAAGATATAACAAAAGAGATTGAATCTGCAAAAGAAGAAGTATTATCAGGCAGTTCCATTGTAATAAACAGAAAAACAAGCCTGAGTGAAAGGCTTTATTACCATCTGCCGGGATACCTCAGGAGAGCCGTATGGAGATTAATGCTCAGGCATCCCAGGTCTGTCTATAAAAAAATGGGGAATGTATCTTTTACTTCCATAGGAATGTTTGGCCAGATAAAAGGCTGGTTTATTCATACATCCATTCATCCTGTTTCCTTCGGGATCAGCTCGGTAATTAAAAAGCCTGTAGTGATTAATGATGAAATAAGGATCCGTGAAATTCTAAACATGACCGTGCTGCTCGATCATGACGTAATTGACGGAGGTCCAATGGTCAGGTTCATCAGCGATTTGGTAAAAGCAATTGAATGCGGCCGGGGCTTATAAACTTACCCTGCTTTTTCTTATATTTGCATTCCACATTTTACTTAGTCTTAAAGCATATTCAGTAAGGAAATTAATTGGAAAGATCTTTATATCCGGCGGCAATTCATCTGTTCTTCAGAAAGGGTGACGATATACTTTTACTCAGGCGCTTTAATACGGGCTACGAGGACGGCAATTACAGCGTAGTTGCCGGTCACGTTGAATTTGGCGAGACCGCAACACAGGCCGGCATACGGGAAGCAAAGGAGGAAGTAGGAGTTACAATAGATCCCGGGGATCTTAAAATTCACGGCATTATGCACAGGAAGTCGGGCGATGAGAGAATAGACTTCTTTGCATTTGTCGACAGGTGGAAGGGTGAGATAAAAAACATGGAAGTGAACAAATGCGACGGGCTTTTGTGGGCATCCATTGCTTCACTGCCGGAGAATACAATTCCCTACATTAAGCGGGCACTGGAGCTTTCAGAAAAGCCTTTATGGTATGAAGAGTTCGGGTGGTAATGATTTTTTTTTATAATGCCTCTTTAGGTTTTTGAAACAGACTTAAGATAATTCTGGGGGTCACTTCCCCTGTCCGCCTTCTCAATGGAAGAGAGCATTGTCTTAAGCAAAAGAACAATTCTTCCGGAGCTTTCGGTTATATCTATTTCATGAGAAGCCTCCTGTTTAACCTGCAAATCGCATACAGATCTTATTCCTTTATATACTGCCTCTTCAGACTGCGATAATTCCGTAATGCTCTCCCGGGTGTCGTACTGCTCCGTCCTGTAATGTTTAATAGCGGCTTCCAGAGCATTGATTACCGTATAGTCCACCATCCATGGATTTTGTTTAAACACAGCAATAACTGCGGCCTCAATTTTCCTCAGCATTCCGGCATCATCTTCCCGGGTAAACATCATTTCCTCCATTTGTTTTCTCTATAAATTGGAAATTCCTGTAATGAATTACAAGCACCCACATTGCTGAAAAGTTTTTTCATGCAGCCGGCCCTCCAGTTATATTCTGCTTGCCTGAGATTTCTTAAATTATTATTCCGTTTCAAAATAGCGGAGTTTGATATGAAGCATGCAAAAACGGAACTTCAAGAAATTCCGGGAGTCATAATCCCGCCCCGTTTTTAGGGGCAGGATTTATTATTTATATCAGGGGACTACTCTTTCCCGTCAACATATCTGCCGTGTTCGGGGATAGCAATTTTATCAAACTCACGCGCCATGCGGCTTAGGCCCTCAGAAAGTTCCTCGCCGTGCATTTCCTGGCCGTGTCCGGTTATGGCAAGGCGCGGCTGAATTAATTAAAGCACAATGGTTTTCAGATTTATGAGCATGTTATTTCAGTTTAAGGAGTGATGCCAAGAGATTCAAGGCTTTAGTTTTTGGGGATAGATGAACTTAAGAGCAGATTTTTCATAAATTTTCCCTTTGGATTTAACTGAATAATTTCGAAATTATGCAGCCGTAATTTCTACTGTTCCGACAATATTTCTAATAAATACAGGTCCAGCATGAGCTTCTCTAAAATATCAGTTATTGCCCTAATTACATTTCTTTTTTCAACACCCACATTTTCCCAGGTAATGAGCTGGGAGAAGCATATGGGAAATGATGACACATTAACAACAAAAGGCATTGCAGTTTCAGCCGAAGGTGACGTTTATGCCGCCGGTAACTTCCGGGTGTATACAAATATGTGGGACAGGATGATTACGGTCGACGGATCCAATGACGGGTTTATTGTCAGGTTTGATAAGGATGGAAACCTCATCTGGCTAAAGCAGATTACAGGACCCGGCGCAGCATACTGTACTTCTATTTCAGTTGATGAGTCCGGGAACTGTTTTGTTGCGGGAAACCTCTGGGGACAGGTAACTATCGGCAATGTAAACCTGCAGACTGATTATGTTAAATATGATGTTTTTATTGCAAAGTTTGATAAGGATGGAAATTTCCTTTGGGCTAAGAAAGCAGGCGGCAGTGAAACCGGTACTCCCAGGATTGCTGCAGATAACTTTGGCGGCTGCTATGTATCCGGGACATCAGGATACAACGATTCAGAGTCCTTTGGCGGCACCTCAGTCAACGGTTCCTATCTGGCAAAGTACAATACCGATGGGAGCTTTGCATGGGTGAAAAGGATTCCGTCCGGCGCAGTTTCTTCGGACACAACAGGAAAGCTATATATAGCAGGAAGCTTTAGCGGAACGGCATACTTTGGGGGCACTTCAGTTACAAGCAGCGGAGGAAGTGATATATTCACCGCAAAGTACGACAGGAGCGGCACACTCCTGTGGGTAAAGATTGCAGGAGGAACACAGGCAGATGCATGCACCTCAGTTTCAGCTCTTCAGGATGGGAGCTGTTATATTACGGGAAGCTTCAGCCAGTCAGCCAACTTCTCCGGCAAACAGATTACGGGAGACGGGGGCTCAGACGTATTTATTGCAAAGTACGATAAAGATGGCAGCCTGCTGTGGGTAAAGAGCGCCGGAGGAAGCGGTGCCGATGCCGGGGCTGCAGTTTCTACAGATCAGAACGGGTATTGTTATGCTGCCGGGTCTTTCAGCCAGACAGCGGCTTTCGGAAATGTCCAGCTAACGAGTAAGGGGAGCACTGATATCTTCATCAGTAAATATGATAAAGACGGAAATTTGCTATGGGTTAAACAGAATGGTGGCACCTTTGGTGACGAGGCCTTGTCGGTTGCAGCCGATGGAAACGGCAGCTGCATCTCAGTATACAAAATTACCGCAGGCAGTGAAACC
This DNA window, taken from Ignavibacteria bacterium, encodes the following:
- a CDS encoding NUDIX domain-containing protein; protein product: MERSLYPAAIHLFFRKGDDILLLRRFNTGYEDGNYSVVAGHVEFGETATQAGIREAKEEVGVTIDPGDLKIHGIMHRKSGDERIDFFAFVDRWKGEIKNMEVNKCDGLLWASIASLPENTIPYIKRALELSEKPLWYEEFGW
- a CDS encoding DUF998 domain-containing protein, producing METATIIHGKKELPSLTVLKALLTCGILYPLLYIFADILGTLIYEGYDYTSQNISEILAIGSPARHVVLPLFNFSDLLLLAFAIGVFESAGQKRMLKIAAVLLAFCAITGALTSLFFPMNLRDAPKTYSDTMHIILTSILVLIILGSIGTGASALGKQFRWYSIITIAVLFTFGALTGMQGPRIGTGAPTPWMGITERVNIYGYVIWVLVFAVNLLRNENEKREEIKLNL
- a CDS encoding methylated-DNA--[protein]-cysteine S-methyltransferase, translating into MNDLTLDNEVMYQALLDKDSRYEGIFFVGVKTTGIFCRPTCTARKPKKENTEFFSTCKEALTNGYRPCRICHPMEQKGDVPDYIRKFLKELELNPHVRISDSFIRERLIDPNKLRRWFKKNHGITFQSYQRLLRINRAIGNIKFGDNVAEAAMENGYDSLSGFQEALKKAANITPKESQHKTVVTMTRIATKLGPMIAGATEEGICLLEFADRRMIETELKYLERILNAVTLPGESTYFKELKKELDEYFEGVRRTFDLPLVLSGSDFQKKAWKALLEIPYGETRSYKQQAMKIGFEKAVRAAGRANGENRIAIIIPCHRVIGENGNLTGYGGGIWRKQWLLKHEKENK
- a CDS encoding 2-oxo acid dehydrogenase subunit E2; the protein is MTEYSIREFPATRIATIDVGAIGKEKHHMYALIECDVTESRLKIKSLKLQGSRISFTGWLLKAVSLALKEHSEASAFLYGKKKKIIFEDINVSLLVEKTLQGTKVPIPLVIEQADRKSIQDITKEIESAKEEVLSGSSIVINRKTSLSERLYYHLPGYLRRAVWRLMLRHPRSVYKKMGNVSFTSIGMFGQIKGWFIHTSIHPVSFGISSVIKKPVVINDEIRIREILNMTVLLDHDVIDGGPMVRFISDLVKAIECGRGL